The genome window GACGCGCAGGTCGTACGGGCGCTGGAAGCGCCGGCACTCGGCCGCCGTCATGAGGGAGCGAGTGGCGAGGTTGGTCGCGTAGAAGAGCCCATCGGCTCCCGCGTCGAGGCAGGCGCCCGCATAGGCACGGAGCGTCACAGCAACGGCATCGAGGGCGTGCTCGAGGGCCGTGGGCGCGGCACGCATCAGCGAGAGCGTCTGCTCCCGGCCGCCCGTCATCAGGAAGGGCATCACCATGAGCGGCGAGAACACAGTCCAGATGATCGGCGTATCCGATCCGACTGCCGCGCGGATCAGCCGCAGGGCCTCTAACTGCTCGCCGAGGGCGCCCGCGAGCGGAGCGGCGGGCTCGAGCTTTGCCAGAGCGGCTTCGCCATCGAGCGGCGCGTGCGTCACCGTGAAGGGCACCGCGCGCTCGCGCGAGGCCCGGTACCGGAGTCCCCACATCTCGGCGAAGCACTGCGCCCGCGACTGCGGCTTGAGGTAGTCCCAGTCGAAGGTCTCGGCGAGGCGCAGCGTCTCCCCGGCCAGGCCCTCGGCGGAGTTCTCCGCGGCGAAGTTGTGCAGCCAGAAGGCGATGGGGACGCGGTCGACGGGTTCGCCGCGGAGCGCCGCCAGGACCCGCTCGCGCTTCGTCGTCATCGGGGTTTCAGCCAGTTCGTCACCGGACGGATCATGTACGGGGCCTCCGGAGGGGCTGTCGCGCGGCGTTACACGGCGTCGGGGTCAATGCCGTGCTCTTTGAGCTTCTTCCTTAGCGTGTTGCGGTTGATGCCGAGCAGCTGGGCGGCTCGGACCTGGTTGCCCTTGGTCTCGCGCATAACCGCGCGGAGGAGGGGCTTTTCGACGAGGCCCACCATGAGACTGTGCAGATTCGCCGAGGCGTGGCCGCGCAGACCGCGCACGCACTCGGCCATCTTCCTCTCGATGATCTCTTCCAGCGAGGCGTCGGCGGCCACGCTCGCCGCGGCGGAGACGGGGCCGATCGGCAGGTGCACGGGCAGAATGACGCCGCCCGAGGCCATGACCATGGCGCGCTGGATCACGTTCTCCAGCTCGCGGACATTGCCAGGCCACTCGTGGCTGGCGAGCCGGTCCATCGCCTCGGGCACGACCACGCGCTCGCCGAGCGTCTCGGAATACTTCGAGAGGAAGTGCTCGACCAGGAGCGGGATGTCACCCCGGCGCTCGCGCAGCGCGGGCAGCGAGAGGCTCACGACGTTGAGCCGGTAGAAGAGGTCCTCGCGGAACTTCCCCGACTTCATCATCGCTTCGAGATCGCGGTGAGTGGCCGCGAGCACGCGCACGTCCATGCGGATCAGCTCGTGGCCGCCCACGCGCTCGAAGGTCCGCTCCTGAAGCGCCCGCAAGAGCTTCACTTGCAGCTCCGGCGGCATGTCGCCGATCTCGTCGAAGAAGACCGTGCCGCCGTGCGCCAGCTCGAGCTTGCCGAGCCGCCGCTCCTTGGCGTCGGTGAACGCGCCCTTCTCGTGGCCGAAGAGCTCGGACTCGAGCAAGGTCGCCGGGATGGCCGCGGCCGAGATGCCGACGAAGGGCCGGCCGGCCCGCCGGCTGTAGTGGTGCAGCGCCCGCGCCACGACCTCCTTGCCCGTTCCCGACTCGCCGCGGAGGAGCACGGAGACATCGCTCGCCGCGACGCGGCCGATCGTCTTGTAGACCTCCTGCATGGTCGGGTGCCGGCCGACGAGCGCCCCGAACTCCCAAACCTCCCTGAGCCCGGTCTTGAGAGAGGTCACCTCCTGCGACAGGCGCCGGGCCAGCAGGGCACGCTCGGCCAGGAGCAGGGCCTCGTCGAGGTCGAAGGGCTTGGCCAGGTAGTCGTAGGCGCCCTTCTGCATGGCCTGTATGGCCGTCTCGACGGTGCCGTGCGCGGTCATGATCACGACCTGGGCATCGGGGCGCTTGTCGCGCACGTGGCCGAGGAGGGTCAGGCCGTCCATGCCGGGCATGCGGATGTCCAGCAGGATCAGGTCGAAGGGCTGCGCCTCGGCCTCCCGGAGGGCGGCGGTGCCGTCCTTGACCGCGGTGACCTGGTAGCCGGCCCCGCGGAAGCCCTTCTCGAGCACCCAGCGGAGCCCGTCTTCGTCGTCGGCGATGAGGATGCGCCCTTCGACCATGGTTGCCATTCTACCGTGCGATCGGGAGGAAGCAGGAGACGGCCGTGCCGCGCCCCGGCTCGCTCGTGACCTGTATTGCGCCCTTGTGCTCTTCGACGATGCGGTGGCAGAGGGCGAGGCCCAGGCCCAGGCCCCGGTCCTTGGTGGTGAAGAACGGCGTGAAGAGCTTGTCGCGAGTGGCCTCGGGTATGCCCTGCCCCTCGTCGGCGATCTGGATCTCGGCGAGGCTCTTCTGGCCCTGGCCCAGGTCCACCTTGGCGAATAGCGGGTTCATGGACAATCGCGTGACGAGCGTGAGACGTCCCCCGCCGGGCATGGCCTCGATGGCGTTGCGCACGAGGTTGTGGAAGACCTGCATGATGCGGTCCTCGTCGGCCAGGATCGGCGGCAGGCTGGGGTCGTAGCGCCGGACGAACTGGACGCCGAGCGAGGTCGCCTCCTCCTCGAGCAGGAGGGCCACGCGCTCGAGGAGCTGGTGGACGTTGAGCGGCACGGCGCGGAGCGTGACCGGGCGCCCGAGGTCCAGCAACATCTCGATGATGCTGTTGACCCGGGTCACTTCTTTGAGTAGAACCGCAGTGTACTCTCCCCAACGGGCCTCGTCCCCGAGCTCGCGCTGCATGAGCTGCACGACGCCGCGGATGGCCGAGAGCGGGTTGCGGATCTCGTGGGCGAGCCCGACGGCCATCTGGCCCGCCGCGGCCAGGGTCTCGCCGCGGCGCACCTCGGACTCGAGCTGGCGGAGGCGCGATATGTCGCGCACGACGGCGACGGCGGAGGTGACCGCCCCGCTCCGGCCGGCCAGCGGCGCCGTCACAAGGCTTACGTGCACGGGGCGGCCGTCGGGACCCTCGATCACGGCGGAGGACTCGGAACGGCTCTCGCCGGTGACGAGCGTGTCTGTCAGATGCCGCACGAGGGAGGTTTCCGGCGGGAAGACCTCCTTGAGGGCGCGGCCGGTCACGCGCCGCGCGGAACGGCCGAGGAGATCCTCCGCAGCCGGGTTCCACAGGATGATCCGGAGATCGGCGTCCACGCCGACGAGCGCGTCCGGCAGCCCGTTCACCAGCGCCTCGTAGTCCAGAAAGGCCATCACGCCAACGCCAGGTCGGGGATGGCGTTCATGGTCAGCGGCGCGCGCTCGCCCGCCTCGAGCCGGTCGTTGCCCGCGGCGGCGATCATCGCCGCATTGTCGGTGCAGAGCCGTCGGGAGGGAACCATGAGCTCCCAGCCGCGATCGACGCACCCACCCTCGAGCGCTCCTCGCAGCTCCGTGTTGGCGGCGACGCCGCCCGTCAGGACCACACGGCGGGTGCCGAGCCGCTGCCCGGCGTGGAGCGTCTGCCGGACGAGCATCTTGACCACCGTCGCCTGGAAGGACGCGGCGACGTCCGCGACCTGATTTGGCGACAGGCTTCCGGCGCGGCGAACGTGCAGGGACACCGCGGTCTTGATCCCGCTGAAGGAGAAGTCCAGGGCGCCGTCGGTCATGTTGGCCGTGGGAAAGCGGATGGCCGTGGCGTACCCGCCGCGGGCCGCGCGCTCGATGGCGGGACCTCCCGGATAGCCCAGGCCCAGGAGCTTGGCGACCTTGTCGAAGGCCTCGCCCGCGGCGTCGTCGCGCGTCTGCCCGACTCGGGCGTAGCGCCGCGGCGCCTCCGCGACGTACAGCGCGGTGTGACCGCCCGA of Candidatus Methylomirabilota bacterium contains these proteins:
- the tsaD gene encoding tRNA (adenosine(37)-N6)-threonylcarbamoyltransferase complex transferase subunit TsaD, whose amino-acid sequence is MMIVLGIETSCDETAAAVLDGGRKVLSSVVLSQDEVHAPYGGVVPELASRRHLEVVVPVIRRALAEAGMGLRDLDGIAVTQGPGLVGSLLVGCSAAKALAWVHGTPLVAVNHLEGHIYAAFLEERTPDYPFLALVVSGGHTALYVAEAPRRYARVGQTRDDAAGEAFDKVAKLLGLGYPGGPAIERAARGGYATAIRFPTANMTDGALDFSFSGIKTAVSLHVRRAGSLSPNQVADVAASFQATVVKMLVRQTLHAGQRLGTRRVVLTGGVAANTELRGALEGGCVDRGWELMVPSRRLCTDNAAMIAAAGNDRLEAGERAPLTMNAIPDLALA
- a CDS encoding ATP-binding protein; this encodes MAFLDYEALVNGLPDALVGVDADLRIILWNPAAEDLLGRSARRVTGRALKEVFPPETSLVRHLTDTLVTGESRSESSAVIEGPDGRPVHVSLVTAPLAGRSGAVTSAVAVVRDISRLRQLESEVRRGETLAAAGQMAVGLAHEIRNPLSAIRGVVQLMQRELGDEARWGEYTAVLLKEVTRVNSIIEMLLDLGRPVTLRAVPLNVHQLLERVALLLEEEATSLGVQFVRRYDPSLPPILADEDRIMQVFHNLVRNAIEAMPGGGRLTLVTRLSMNPLFAKVDLGQGQKSLAEIQIADEGQGIPEATRDKLFTPFFTTKDRGLGLGLALCHRIVEEHKGAIQVTSEPGRGTAVSCFLPIAR
- a CDS encoding uroporphyrinogen decarboxylase family protein, which translates into the protein MTTKRERVLAALRGEPVDRVPIAFWLHNFAAENSAEGLAGETLRLAETFDWDYLKPQSRAQCFAEMWGLRYRASRERAVPFTVTHAPLDGEAALAKLEPAAPLAGALGEQLEALRLIRAAVGSDTPIIWTVFSPLMVMPFLMTGGREQTLSLMRAAPTALEHALDAVAVTLRAYAGACLDAGADGLFYATNLATRSLMTAAECRRFQRPYDLRVLSAVARAPFNLLHVCGEAAHFDEFLDYPVTAFSWATVPGNPTLAEGQLKTGRAVVGGFPGKPDIAGFTGPALVGRARSAIAETGGRRLLLGPDCSINPDTPEPLLHAAGAAAREPRPA